A single region of the Novosphingobium sp. SL115 genome encodes:
- the metG gene encoding methionine--tRNA ligase: MGEPFYITTAISYPNGKPHIGHAYEAIAADVIARFQRAMGRDVRFQTGTDEHGLKMAQKARELGVTPRELSDEMSSHFIKMCDELNISYDVFIRTTEERHHASVQELWRRMEANGDLYLDRYEGWYSVRDEAFYDESELVAGEGGEKLSPQGTPVEWTVEESWFFRLSKYAEPLLALYNENPEFIQPDSRRNEVMRFVEGGLRDLSVSRTSFDWGVKVPGSDGHVMYVWVDALTNYLTGLGFPEENGDVARYWPANLHLIGKDIVRFHTVYWPAFLMSAKLDLPKQVFGHGFLLNRGQKESKSLGNVTDPLGLAERFGVDPLRYFLMREVAFGQDGSYSPEAIVTRCNAELANSYGNLVQRTLSMIFKNMDGELEKFSSDEADDLLLATVFNACREELPREFRALNFSAGIDAWMKAVFACNAYVDEQAPWALRKTDPERMKAVLLTLFMAIRDLTIAIAPVVPHAAAKVLDQLGIPLDDRSFAALTDADWFTSRVATGEKLCAPTPAFPRLEMPDEAVTA, translated from the coding sequence GATTGAAAATGGCGCAGAAGGCGCGGGAGCTGGGTGTGACCCCGCGCGAACTTTCAGATGAAATGTCATCGCATTTCATAAAGATGTGTGATGAATTGAACATCTCCTATGATGTGTTCATTCGCACCACTGAAGAACGCCATCACGCATCCGTGCAAGAGCTGTGGCGCCGGATGGAAGCCAATGGCGATCTTTATCTCGATCGTTATGAAGGCTGGTATTCGGTCCGTGACGAAGCGTTCTATGATGAAAGCGAACTGGTGGCGGGTGAGGGCGGTGAAAAGCTGTCGCCGCAAGGGACGCCCGTAGAATGGACGGTCGAGGAAAGCTGGTTCTTCCGCCTGTCCAAATATGCCGAACCGCTTCTGGCGCTTTATAACGAGAACCCTGAGTTCATTCAGCCAGATAGCCGCCGCAACGAAGTGATGCGCTTTGTCGAAGGTGGCCTGCGCGACCTGTCGGTTTCGCGCACCAGCTTTGATTGGGGTGTCAAGGTTCCGGGCAGCGACGGGCATGTGATGTATGTCTGGGTGGATGCGCTGACGAACTATCTGACGGGCCTTGGCTTCCCGGAAGAAAATGGCGATGTGGCAAGGTATTGGCCTGCGAACCTCCATCTGATTGGCAAAGACATCGTGCGGTTCCACACGGTCTACTGGCCCGCTTTCCTGATGAGCGCCAAGCTGGACCTGCCAAAGCAGGTGTTCGGCCATGGCTTCCTGCTCAATCGCGGGCAGAAGGAATCGAAGTCGCTGGGCAATGTCACCGATCCGCTGGGCCTAGCAGAACGCTTCGGCGTCGACCCACTACGCTATTTCTTGATGCGTGAAGTGGCGTTCGGGCAGGATGGCTCCTATTCGCCAGAGGCCATCGTGACACGCTGCAATGCCGAACTGGCTAACAGCTATGGCAATCTGGTTCAGCGCACCCTTTCCATGATTTTCAAAAACATGGATGGTGAATTGGAGAAGTTTTCGAGCGATGAGGCCGATGACTTGCTGCTGGCTACTGTATTCAATGCCTGCCGTGAGGAGTTGCCGCGTGAATTCCGCGCGCTGAATTTTTCTGCCGGCATCGATGCGTGGATGAAGGCCGTGTTTGCCTGCAATGCCTATGTCGATGAACAGGCACCGTGGGCGCTGCGCAAGACCGATCCTGAACGGATGAAGGCGGTGCTGCTGACGCTGTTCATGGCGATCCGTGACCTGACCATCGCGATTGCGCCAGTGGTTCCCCATGCTGCTGCCAAGGTGCTGGACCAGTTGGGCATTCCGCTTGACGATCGCAGCTTTGCCGCGCTGACCGATGCCGACTGGTTCACGAGCCGGGTGGCGACGGGGGAAAAGCTTTGCGCTCCGACTCCTGCTTTTCCCCGGCTTGAAATGCCTGACGAGGCAGTGACGGCATGA
- a CDS encoding MBL fold metallo-hydrolase: MKLTVLGAGTSTGVPRIGNDWGDCDPNEPRNRRTRVAIVIEGDDGSRLLVDTPTDLRQQFLACEIDRVDGVFWTHDHADHCHGIDDLRPLRYGRGGPIPGYAASETVRRLRQRFGYVFAGQHGYHTICELDNLDRVRMICGIGVNHCQMPHGPAQSTAYRFDQGGKSIGYATDFSEITGEMVDLFYGVDLLVVDCLRRQPHPTHAHLGMALELIEATRADRGVLTHLDKSMDYRTLCAETPEHVQPAFDGMEITL; encoded by the coding sequence GTGAAGCTGACCGTTCTGGGTGCTGGCACATCGACCGGGGTGCCGCGTATCGGCAACGACTGGGGTGATTGCGATCCCAACGAACCGCGCAACCGGCGTACGCGCGTGGCCATTGTGATCGAAGGTGACGATGGCAGCCGGTTGCTGGTGGATACGCCAACCGACTTGCGCCAGCAGTTTCTCGCCTGCGAAATCGACCGGGTGGACGGGGTGTTCTGGACCCATGACCACGCTGACCATTGCCATGGCATCGATGACTTGCGCCCGTTGCGTTATGGCCGTGGCGGGCCAATACCGGGCTATGCCGCGTCCGAAACAGTGCGACGGTTGCGCCAGCGTTTTGGCTATGTCTTTGCAGGCCAGCACGGCTATCACACGATATGCGAACTGGACAATCTCGACCGGGTGCGGATGATTTGCGGTATTGGCGTGAACCATTGCCAAATGCCGCACGGGCCAGCGCAATCAACCGCTTATAGGTTCGATCAGGGCGGAAAATCAATTGGTTACGCTACAGACTTCAGTGAGATTACCGGCGAAATGGTCGACCTGTTCTATGGGGTCGATCTGCTTGTAGTGGACTGTTTGCGCCGTCAGCCACATCCGACGCACGCGCACCTTGGCATGGCGCTGGAGCTGATCGAAGCGACGCGCGCCGATCGGGGCGTGTTGACGCATCTCGACAAATCGATGGATTATCGGACACTGTGCGCGGAAACGCCGGAGCATGTTCAGCCGGCCTTTGACGGCATGGAGATTACGCTTTGA
- the mazG gene encoding nucleoside triphosphate pyrophosphohydrolase — protein MISDGSYGSERNLARLLSIMARLRDPVSGCEWDCAQTFATIAPYTVEEAYEVDDAIARGDMAALKEELGDLLLQVVFHARMAEELGLFGFDDIAAAIADKMEARHPHVFGDEVDAGQSREDRWESAKAAERAAKGADSAMAGVALALPALMRAEKLQKRATRQGFDWPDVGGAVAKVIEEIQELAEASSDEERVAEAGDLLFAAVNVVRKNGVAPEDALRAANAKFERRFRGMEALAQGKFATLNLDQQEELWQAVKRLETHQSETGEAP, from the coding sequence ATGATTTCTGACGGAAGTTACGGCAGTGAGCGAAACCTCGCGCGGCTTTTGAGCATCATGGCGCGGCTGCGTGATCCGGTGAGCGGTTGCGAATGGGATTGTGCGCAGACGTTTGCGACAATTGCGCCCTATACCGTCGAAGAAGCCTACGAAGTGGATGACGCGATCGCGCGCGGCGACATGGCGGCGCTGAAGGAAGAATTGGGCGATCTGCTGTTGCAGGTGGTGTTCCATGCGCGAATGGCCGAAGAGCTTGGACTGTTCGGGTTTGACGATATAGCCGCTGCAATTGCCGACAAGATGGAAGCGCGCCATCCGCATGTGTTCGGTGATGAGGTGGACGCCGGGCAATCGCGCGAAGACCGTTGGGAAAGCGCCAAGGCGGCGGAGCGTGCAGCCAAGGGTGCGGACAGCGCGATGGCCGGTGTGGCACTGGCCCTGCCGGCGCTTATGCGTGCGGAAAAGCTGCAGAAGCGCGCGACGCGCCAGGGTTTCGATTGGCCTGATGTGGGCGGTGCGGTTGCAAAGGTTATAGAAGAAATTCAGGAGCTTGCCGAGGCTTCTTCAGATGAGGAGCGCGTTGCAGAAGCGGGCGATTTGTTGTTTGCAGCGGTCAATGTGGTGCGCAAGAATGGTGTTGCGCCCGAAGATGCATTGCGGGCGGCCAACGCCAAGTTCGAGCGCCGCTTTCGTGGTATGGAGGCGCTGGCGCAAGGTAAGTTTGCCACGCTCAACCTCGATCAGCAGGAAGAGTTGTGGCAGGCTGTAAAGCGGCTAGAGACCCATCAATCAGAGACTGGTGAAGCGCCCTAG
- the ntrX gene encoding nitrogen assimilation response regulator NtrX, whose translation MALDILIVDDERDIRELVAGVLSDEGYGCRLAADSTSALAAIDERRPSLVLLDVWLHGSPMDGLEVLDEIKKREPELPVIIFSGHGNIDTAVSAISRGAMDFLEKPFEAERLLLLVERATETERLRRENAQLRQGFSMAEEFTGNSSAINQVRATLKRVANTGSRLLISGPAGSGKEVAARLLHSWSPRAQSPFITVNSARITPERFEQELFGEEIDGKLVRAGLLEMADGGTLFLDEVSDMPASSQARILRVLTEQAFVRVGGHRQLRVDVRVVSSSSRALEKEIAERRFREDLYYRLNVVPVSIPSLIERRDDIPALVDHFFARYANEQGVSPPVVSPEAMAAMQSYDWPGNVRQLRNVVERTVILAPRDRLARIDSDMLPSEIVSTHIGGDSGGSALMGVPLREARESFEREYLKVQIRRFSGNISKTASFIGMERSALHRKLKLLGMVDRRDDEDED comes from the coding sequence ATGGCACTCGACATCCTCATCGTCGATGACGAACGCGACATCCGCGAATTGGTCGCCGGTGTACTCAGCGACGAAGGCTACGGCTGTCGTCTTGCGGCTGACAGCACCTCAGCGCTTGCCGCCATTGATGAGCGGCGGCCCAGCCTGGTCCTGCTCGATGTATGGTTGCACGGCAGTCCCATGGACGGGCTGGAAGTGTTGGACGAAATCAAGAAGCGTGAACCCGAACTGCCGGTCATCATCTTCTCCGGCCACGGCAATATCGACACGGCAGTTTCCGCGATCAGCCGTGGCGCGATGGACTTCCTTGAAAAGCCGTTTGAAGCCGAACGCCTGCTCCTGCTGGTCGAACGCGCAACGGAAACCGAACGTCTGCGCCGCGAAAATGCCCAGCTCCGTCAGGGCTTTTCGATGGCGGAGGAATTCACCGGTAACAGCTCAGCCATCAATCAGGTCCGCGCCACGTTGAAGCGGGTGGCCAACACCGGCAGCCGCCTGCTGATCTCCGGCCCGGCCGGATCGGGCAAGGAAGTTGCCGCGCGCCTGCTCCATTCGTGGAGCCCGCGCGCGCAAAGCCCGTTCATTACCGTCAATTCCGCTCGCATCACGCCCGAACGCTTCGAACAGGAACTGTTCGGTGAGGAAATCGACGGCAAGTTGGTGCGCGCAGGCCTGCTGGAAATGGCCGACGGCGGCACCCTGTTCCTTGATGAAGTGTCCGATATGCCCGCTTCAAGCCAGGCCCGCATTCTGCGCGTTCTGACCGAGCAGGCCTTTGTTCGTGTTGGCGGGCACCGCCAGTTGCGCGTCGATGTGCGGGTTGTTTCGTCCTCGTCACGTGCGCTGGAAAAGGAAATCGCCGAACGTCGCTTCCGCGAAGACCTCTATTACCGCCTCAATGTCGTGCCCGTTTCCATTCCCTCGCTGATCGAACGGCGGGATGATATTCCTGCGCTGGTCGATCATTTCTTCGCCCGCTACGCCAACGAACAGGGCGTATCTCCGCCCGTCGTTTCGCCAGAAGCAATGGCCGCGATGCAAAGCTATGACTGGCCGGGTAATGTTCGCCAATTGCGCAATGTGGTTGAACGCACCGTAATCCTCGCCCCGCGTGATCGTCTGGCCCGGATTGATTCGGACATGCTGCCGTCCGAAATCGTCAGCACCCACATCGGAGGTGATTCGGGTGGTTCGGCCCTCATGGGCGTGCCGCTTCGCGAAGCCCGTGAAAGCTTCGAACGCGAATATCTCAAGGTTCAGATCCGCCGGTTTTCGGGCAATATTTCCAAAACGGCCAGCTTCATTGGCATGGAACGCTCGGCCTTGCACCGTAAGCTGAAGCTGCTTGGCATGGTCGATCGTCGTGACGATGAGGATGAAGATTGA
- a CDS encoding sigma-54-dependent transcriptional regulator produces the protein MTKRVLLVEDDSSIAIVITAALEAEGYDVDRCDSVAGRDRFLSRADYHILLTDVMLTDGDGIETLNRVREAQPHLPIIILSAQNTLDTAVRASDTGAFEYFPKPFDLEELVRTVTQAIGSAEAASIDAPQDVPQGLPLVGRSAAMQAVYRMITRVLRNDLTVLILGESGTGKELVAEAIHQLGNRRAGPFIAVNTAAIPAELIESELFGHEKGAFTGAVARTMGKFEQASGGTLFLDEIGDMPMQAQTRLLRALQSGRIRRVGGREEITLDCRIVAATNRDLLPMIAAGTFREDLYYRLAVVPIELPPLRERADDIEALSRHFLANAVSEGLPRRQLTPAAASLLSRQPWRGNVRELRNFIYRLALLARDEMVDVAAVEPLLAQADGAQPMRMDDTPSRNPADLSDAVEHWLAVHEPMQGQVYDMALAAFERPLFLNVLGQTSGNQLRAAQILGINRNTLRKRLSDLGISAEDYTSKD, from the coding sequence ATGACCAAGCGTGTCCTGCTGGTCGAGGATGACTCCTCGATCGCCATCGTCATCACCGCCGCGCTCGAAGCCGAAGGCTATGACGTGGATCGCTGTGATTCCGTTGCCGGGCGCGACCGTTTCCTGTCGCGCGCGGACTATCATATCCTCCTGACAGACGTGATGCTGACCGACGGTGACGGTATCGAAACGCTGAACCGCGTGCGGGAAGCCCAACCGCATTTGCCGATCATCATCCTGTCGGCGCAGAACACGCTCGATACAGCCGTGCGTGCCAGCGATACCGGCGCGTTCGAATACTTCCCCAAACCGTTCGATCTTGAAGAACTGGTTCGCACCGTCACGCAGGCCATCGGCAGCGCTGAAGCGGCCAGCATCGATGCCCCGCAGGACGTGCCGCAGGGGTTGCCGCTGGTCGGACGCAGCGCGGCGATGCAGGCCGTCTATCGCATGATTACGCGCGTCTTGCGCAACGATCTGACGGTACTGATTCTGGGTGAATCTGGCACTGGCAAGGAATTGGTAGCCGAAGCGATCCACCAGTTGGGCAATCGTCGCGCAGGCCCGTTCATTGCGGTCAACACTGCCGCAATCCCCGCAGAACTGATCGAAAGCGAACTGTTCGGCCATGAAAAGGGCGCGTTTACAGGTGCGGTTGCCCGCACCATGGGCAAGTTCGAACAGGCCAGCGGCGGCACTCTTTTCCTTGATGAAATCGGCGACATGCCGATGCAGGCACAGACCCGACTGCTAAGGGCGCTACAATCGGGTCGCATCCGCCGCGTTGGCGGGCGTGAAGAGATCACGCTCGATTGCCGCATCGTCGCGGCCACAAATCGCGATCTCCTGCCGATGATCGCGGCAGGCACGTTCCGCGAAGACCTCTATTACCGCCTGGCTGTGGTGCCCATCGAACTGCCACCCTTGCGCGAAAGGGCCGACGACATCGAGGCGCTGTCACGCCATTTTCTGGCAAATGCCGTGTCTGAAGGCCTGCCGCGCCGCCAGTTGACACCGGCCGCCGCCAGCCTGCTTTCGCGCCAGCCATGGCGCGGCAATGTGCGCGAATTGCGCAATTTCATCTATCGTCTGGCGCTGCTGGCTCGTGATGAAATGGTTGACGTGGCTGCGGTTGAACCGCTGCTGGCACAAGCCGATGGCGCGCAACCAATGCGGATGGACGATACTCCATCGCGCAATCCTGCCGATCTGTCTGACGCGGTAGAGCATTGGTTGGCCGTGCATGAACCAATGCAGGGGCAAGTGTACGACATGGCGCTTGCCGCTTTTGAACGCCCATTGTTTCTCAACGTTCTGGGTCAGACCAGTGGCAACCAGCTACGCGCTGCCCAGATTCTCGGAATCAACCGCAACACCTTGCGCAAACGCTTGAGTGACCTTGGCATTTCCGCCGAAGATTACACTTCCAAAGATTGA
- a CDS encoding TatD family hydrolase, protein MLIDSHCHLNYKGLVEDQAAVLGRARGTGVRGFLNISTRQSEWADIVGTAERESDVWASVGIHPHEADAHADLGEAVLLKATTHPRVIGIGETGLDYYYDHSDRQVQRDLFRVHIRVARETGLPLIIHTRDAEDDTAQIIADEMGKGAFPALIHCFTASADFGRKMLDLGLTISISGIVTFKNAKDLQAVAADLPEGRILVETDAPFLAPVPHRGKTCEPAFVADTCAFVAGLRGTTKEALADVTGANFFKLFTKATL, encoded by the coding sequence ATGTTGATCGATTCCCACTGCCATCTCAACTACAAGGGACTGGTAGAGGACCAAGCCGCTGTGCTGGGCCGAGCGCGGGGAACCGGTGTGCGTGGGTTCCTGAACATTTCGACGCGGCAAAGCGAATGGGCCGATATCGTCGGCACGGCGGAACGTGAAAGCGATGTCTGGGCCAGTGTGGGCATTCACCCGCACGAAGCCGACGCCCATGCCGACCTGGGCGAAGCTGTGCTGCTGAAAGCGACCACGCATCCGCGTGTGATCGGCATCGGCGAAACCGGGCTGGATTACTACTACGATCATTCCGACCGACAGGTGCAGCGCGATCTCTTTCGCGTGCATATCCGCGTGGCGCGCGAAACTGGCTTGCCGCTGATAATTCACACCCGTGATGCGGAAGACGACACCGCACAGATTATTGCAGACGAGATGGGGAAGGGGGCGTTCCCGGCGTTGATCCATTGCTTTACCGCGTCTGCTGACTTTGGCCGCAAAATGTTGGATCTGGGTCTGACGATTTCAATTTCCGGTATCGTGACATTTAAGAATGCAAAGGACTTGCAAGCCGTAGCTGCCGATCTTCCTGAAGGACGCATTCTGGTGGAAACAGATGCACCGTTTCTGGCGCCGGTCCCGCACCGGGGCAAGACTTGCGAGCCGGCTTTCGTCGCTGACACCTGCGCCTTTGTTGCTGGGCTACGCGGCACGACCAAAGAAGCGCTGGCAGACGTGACGGGCGCAAACTTCTTCAAGCTGTTCACCAAGGCCACACTGTGA
- a CDS encoding sensor histidine kinase: MRRANLFLLLEIAAAAVLALMVATSWLTLTASSGEGQILPSRLTSSLLVGTLVPAMTLLVLGGRRLAIRRASRSVLGSSGRLHVRLVWLFSLIAAIPTLLVVVFASILFQSGVEFWFSDNSRGMLENANKLARGYYEDKLRDVSNQTVAMAGDIRDFLDQANIASIEFAEGYSFQVLSRQLNESAIVERGPDGTLRTAAIVDPDKNDTRERVTIQDVTRIEKGEGVVVKASAERIEAITPIDRKREIYLYTARNSDMLALGQWERAQTVLKAYDMLTTRARALQLRFNLALFGVSLALVGLAVWAALRFADRQVAPLAELVSAARTIGSGNFAMRVAQNSGTDEIGMLARAFNRMTQQLEGQTQALVSANAQLEVRRAFIEAVLESITAGIISIGRDGAIQLINSSAQRFLLAEGAPSPISRRLADVSPVFAQLVASGQPGNVIQHPLGGDLRTLAVRVVEDNNGHVITFEDITRQLLDQRRAAWSDVARRIAHEIKNPLTPIQLATERLRRRYGRQIENDPELFEELTSTIIRQVGELRKMVDEFSSFARLPKPVFRGEDASDLVRQSLFLQEVAHTAIDFSFASDAPSMPLQCDRHQFGQCMTNVLKNAVEAIDAKSKNSDVDYRGRIAITLSGDTDTVMVSVADNGIGLPAERERILEPYMTTREKGTGLGLAIVHKIVEEHGGDMAFTSEPDGGTRVTMRFARDPLATSASTPYASEQD, from the coding sequence ATGCGCCGGGCCAATCTGTTCCTTCTGCTGGAAATTGCCGCCGCCGCTGTGCTCGCGTTGATGGTCGCAACAAGCTGGCTTACGCTTACTGCATCTTCGGGCGAAGGGCAGATACTCCCGTCACGCCTTACATCCAGCCTGCTGGTTGGCACGCTCGTCCCTGCCATGACGCTGCTGGTCCTTGGTGGACGCCGCCTAGCCATACGTCGTGCTTCGCGCAGCGTGCTGGGTTCCAGCGGCCGCCTTCATGTCCGCCTGGTGTGGCTGTTCTCGCTCATCGCGGCCATTCCCACGCTGCTGGTCGTGGTCTTCGCCTCGATCCTGTTTCAGTCCGGCGTGGAATTCTGGTTTTCCGACAATTCTCGCGGCATGCTTGAAAATGCGAACAAGCTTGCGCGCGGCTATTACGAAGACAAGTTGCGCGATGTGTCGAACCAGACCGTCGCCATGGCAGGCGATATTCGCGACTTTCTCGATCAGGCTAACATCGCCTCCATCGAATTTGCCGAAGGTTATTCGTTTCAGGTTCTCAGCCGCCAACTTAACGAATCCGCCATTGTCGAACGTGGTCCCGACGGCACCTTGCGCACCGCCGCGATTGTCGACCCGGACAAGAACGACACGCGCGAACGGGTAACCATTCAGGACGTTACCCGGATCGAAAAGGGCGAAGGCGTAGTCGTCAAGGCTTCAGCCGAACGGATCGAGGCAATCACCCCGATTGATCGCAAGCGCGAAATCTATCTCTACACCGCCCGCAATTCCGACATGCTGGCGCTGGGCCAGTGGGAACGCGCGCAGACCGTTCTCAAGGCCTATGACATGTTGACTACGCGGGCGCGAGCGCTGCAATTGCGCTTCAACCTCGCGCTGTTCGGCGTCAGCCTTGCGCTGGTCGGGCTGGCGGTCTGGGCCGCGCTGCGCTTTGCTGACCGGCAGGTCGCCCCGCTGGCTGAACTCGTGTCAGCCGCTCGCACCATCGGCAGTGGCAACTTTGCCATGCGGGTTGCGCAAAACAGCGGCACGGATGAAATCGGCATGCTCGCCCGCGCGTTCAATCGCATGACCCAGCAACTGGAAGGGCAAACGCAGGCGCTCGTTTCTGCCAATGCCCAGCTTGAAGTGCGCCGCGCCTTCATCGAAGCCGTGCTGGAATCGATTACCGCCGGCATCATCTCCATCGGGCGCGACGGCGCAATCCAGCTCATCAATTCCTCTGCCCAGCGCTTCCTGCTGGCCGAAGGCGCGCCGTCCCCCATTAGCCGGCGTCTGGCCGATGTGTCGCCCGTGTTCGCCCAGCTTGTCGCATCGGGACAGCCCGGCAATGTCATCCAGCACCCGCTGGGGGGGGATTTGCGCACGCTTGCGGTGCGCGTGGTTGAAGACAACAACGGCCATGTCATCACATTTGAAGACATTACCCGCCAGCTGCTCGATCAGCGCCGCGCCGCATGGTCTGACGTCGCGCGCCGTATCGCGCACGAAATCAAGAATCCGCTGACACCAATCCAGCTTGCCACCGAGCGTTTGCGCCGACGTTATGGCCGCCAGATTGAAAACGATCCTGAGCTGTTCGAAGAACTGACCAGTACGATCATTCGGCAGGTTGGTGAACTGCGCAAGATGGTGGATGAATTCTCCTCATTCGCGCGTCTGCCAAAACCCGTGTTCCGTGGCGAAGACGCAAGCGATCTCGTCCGTCAGTCGCTGTTCCTTCAGGAAGTGGCGCACACTGCCATCGATTTCAGCTTTGCCAGCGATGCGCCTTCCATGCCGCTGCAATGTGACCGCCACCAGTTCGGCCAATGCATGACAAATGTTCTAAAAAATGCTGTTGAAGCTATTGATGCAAAATCAAAAAATTCTGATGTGGATTATCGCGGTCGTATCGCCATAACGCTTTCCGGTGATACCGACACGGTGATGGTCAGCGTTGCAGACAACGGCATCGGTTTGCCGGCAGAGCGTGAACGCATTCTCGAACCCTATATGACCACGCGCGAAAAGGGCACCGGCCTTGGCCTCGCCATCGTTCACAAGATTGTCGAAGAGCATGGCGGTGATATGGCCTTCACTTCCGAACCTGATGGCGGAACCCGCGTAACCATGCGGTTTGCCCGCGATCCTCTCGCCACTTCAGCTTCCACCCCTTACGCTTCCGAACAGGACTGA
- the hfq gene encoding RNA chaperone Hfq → MTGRTLSARPKAKPEPAPEAETPPVAPVTGPTGGKGQNLQDLFLNHLRKNKIPVTMFLVKGVKLQGIVTWFDNFSILLRRDGQSQLVYKHAISTIMPGQQLSVAHFQTGGEENGKKARLLQEVFLSSVRDSGVQVTMFLVNGVMLQGKVASYDLFCMLLEREGYVQLAYKHAVSTIQPAGHVDLTGDWDGEDS, encoded by the coding sequence ATGACCGGCAGAACGCTTTCCGCACGCCCCAAGGCCAAGCCTGAACCGGCGCCAGAGGCGGAAACGCCCCCTGTAGCTCCTGTCACCGGGCCAACCGGCGGGAAGGGCCAGAACCTTCAGGATCTGTTCCTTAACCATCTGCGAAAGAACAAGATTCCTGTAACGATGTTCCTTGTGAAGGGCGTCAAGCTTCAGGGCATTGTCACGTGGTTCGACAATTTCTCGATCCTGCTGCGCCGCGATGGCCAGTCACAACTGGTTTACAAGCACGCGATCTCGACCATCATGCCGGGTCAGCAACTTTCGGTCGCTCACTTCCAGACTGGGGGTGAGGAAAACGGCAAGAAGGCTCGTCTTTTGCAGGAAGTATTCCTGTCGTCGGTGCGTGATTCGGGCGTGCAGGTCACCATGTTCCTGGTCAATGGTGTCATGCTGCAGGGCAAGGTCGCATCGTATGACCTTTTCTGCATGCTGCTTGAACGTGAAGGCTACGTCCAGCTCGCTTACAAGCATGCCGTTTCTACAATTCAGCCTGCCGGCCATGTTGATCTTACCGGCGACTGGGATGGCGAGGATTCCTGA
- the hflX gene encoding GTPase HflX — protein sequence MSTFEFGNNTGEVAGEVTRGARAVVILPDIKQRGGGFGVDADSRLEEGQGLARAIGIEVVDAFILPIRAVRPATLFGEGQVERIGVACNQSDAELVIVDGALSAIQQRNLEDRLKRKVIDRTGLILEIFGERAATAEGRLQVELAHLDYQAGRLVRSWTHLERQRGGFGFLGGPGETQIEADRRLIRNRMARLRRALEQVRRTRGLHRERRQRAPWPVIALVGYTNAGKSTLFNRLTGADVMAEDLLFATLDPTMRAIRLPGVEKAILSDTVGFISDLPTQLVAAFRATLEEVTAADVIVHVRDVANPATADQKIEVEEILADLGVMGEGGTSIPIVEAWNKWDLLSEEDQAIRRDLIAAKVSETPVVPLSAITGEGVDALLDKLGTMLTGGAQTLELTVPLSDGQRLAWLHAHGEILEENQINSDASEPSMRIKVRLTPRELGRFTSL from the coding sequence CTGAGCACTTTTGAATTTGGCAACAACACCGGCGAAGTTGCCGGTGAAGTCACCCGTGGCGCGCGCGCCGTCGTCATCCTCCCCGACATCAAACAGCGGGGAGGGGGCTTCGGTGTCGATGCTGATTCGCGCCTTGAAGAAGGGCAGGGTCTTGCCCGCGCCATCGGGATCGAGGTGGTCGACGCCTTCATCCTGCCCATCCGCGCAGTCCGGCCCGCAACCTTGTTCGGTGAAGGACAAGTGGAACGCATCGGCGTGGCCTGCAATCAGTCCGATGCCGAACTGGTCATCGTCGATGGCGCGCTGTCAGCTATCCAGCAGCGCAACCTGGAAGACCGGCTGAAACGCAAAGTCATCGACCGCACCGGGCTGATCCTTGAAATCTTTGGCGAACGTGCCGCCACGGCAGAGGGCCGCCTTCAGGTCGAACTCGCCCATCTTGATTATCAGGCCGGACGCCTCGTCCGCTCATGGACCCACCTTGAACGTCAGCGCGGTGGCTTCGGTTTCCTTGGCGGCCCCGGTGAAACCCAGATCGAGGCGGATCGCCGCCTGATCCGCAATCGTATGGCCCGCCTGCGCCGTGCACTCGAACAAGTCCGCCGCACACGCGGGCTTCATCGCGAACGCCGCCAGCGCGCGCCATGGCCAGTCATCGCGCTGGTCGGCTATACCAACGCGGGAAAATCCACACTTTTCAACCGCCTTACCGGGGCGGATGTCATGGCCGAAGACCTGCTCTTTGCCACCCTCGATCCCACCATGCGCGCGATCCGCTTGCCTGGCGTGGAAAAGGCAATCTTGTCCGATACGGTGGGCTTCATCTCCGACCTGCCCACGCAGCTTGTCGCAGCCTTCCGTGCCACACTCGAAGAAGTCACTGCCGCTGACGTCATCGTCCACGTCCGCGATGTCGCCAATCCCGCCACTGCCGATCAAAAGATCGAGGTTGAGGAAATCCTCGCCGACCTTGGCGTGATGGGGGAAGGGGGCACATCCATCCCGATTGTCGAGGCATGGAACAAATGGGATCTACTCAGCGAAGAAGATCAGGCCATCCGCCGTGATCTGATCGCCGCCAAAGTGTCCGAAACGCCAGTCGTGCCGCTATCAGCCATCACAGGTGAGGGAGTTGATGCCCTGCTGGACAAGCTGGGCACCATGCTCACCGGTGGCGCGCAGACGCTTGAACTCACCGTGCCCCTGTCAGACGGACAACGGCTCGCATGGCTTCATGCTCATGGTGAAATTCTGGAGGAAAACCAGATTAATAGTGACGCAAGTGAACCTTCCATGCGCATAAAGGTGCGCCTGACCCCACGCGAACTAGGGCGCTTCACCAGTCTCTGA